The Scomber scombrus chromosome 22, fScoSco1.1, whole genome shotgun sequence genome has a window encoding:
- the lta4h gene encoding leukotriene A-4 hydrolase, which yields MSADPCSFSSFTKCVTRHLNLYLRVDFERRVLTGRVALTVEALEDRFTSLVLDTRDLKIVSVTTNGQAAKFTMGPKHSFKGTPLEITLPFDLSRGQHVIVEVTYETSPVATALQWLSPEQTAGKKKPYLFSQCQAHHCRSMIPCQDSPSVKISYYAQVSVPNDLVAVMSAVRDGQHQDPQDGSRVVYRFRQPVAMPSYLIAIVVGALESREIGPRSRVWSEKEFVDKAAFEFSETETMLKTAEELAGPYVWGQYDILVLPPSFPYGGMENPCLTFATPTLLAGDRSLSNVIAHEISHSWTGNLVTNKTWEHFWLNEGHTVYLERMIGRRLESEQFRQFKAIGGWKDLQDSVNTFGANNPLTNLVPSLQDVDPDDAFSSVPYEKGFALLYHLEELLGGPEVFMGFVKSYIQMFAYSSVTTDQWKEYLFSYFKDKVEILNQVDWTGWMSTPGMPPVKPQYDTTMADACIALSHRWTKAKDQDLSSFKGSDVKTLSSHQLIEFLSLLLQEDPLPLTHVKRMQEVYDLNSCMNSEIRFRWLRLCVRSRWEDKVAMALKMATEQGRMKFTRPLFREVYNFEKYREEALRVFLAHRAEMHPVTAGLTAKDLKVDSTQTPSL from the exons ATGTCTGCAGACCCGTGCTCCTTCTCCTCGTTCACCAAGTGTGTCACGAGACACCTCAACCTCTACCTGCGCGTGGACTTCGAGAGGCGCGTGCTGACTGGGCGCGTGGCGCTGACGGTGGAAGCTCTCGAGGACCGGTTCACTTCTCTG GTTTTGGACACGAGGGATTTGAAGATCGTCTCCGTGACGACCAACGGGCAGGCGGCGAAGTTTACGATGGGCCCTAAACACAGCTTCAAAGGGACTCCGCTGGAGATCACGCTGCCCTTTGACCTCTCCAG aggccagcATGTGATCGTGGAGGTGACCTATGAGACGTCTCCGGTTGCCACGGCGCTGCAGTGGCTCTCACCTGAGCAGACGGCCGGCAAGAAGAAGCCTTACCTGTTCAGCCAATGCCAG GCTCATCACTGCAGGAGTATGATTCCCTGTCAGGACAGTCCGTCAGTGAAGATCTCCTACTACGctcag GTGTCTGTCCCTAATGACCTGGTGGCGGTGATGAGTGCGGTGCGTGACGGGCAGCACCAGGACCCTCAGGACGGGTCTCGGGTCGTTTACCGCTTCAGGCAACCG GTGGCCATGCCTTCCTACCTGATAGCCATCGTGGTGGGAGCTCTGGAGAGCAG GGAGATCGGGCCGAGGTCCAGGGTCTGGTCTGAGAAGGAGTTCGTGGATAAAGCGGCGTTTGAGTTCTCAGAG ACGGAGACCATGCTGAAGACGGCTGAGGAGCTGGCGGGTCCGTACGTCTGGGGTCAGTACGACATCCTGGTTCTGCCTCCATCTTTCCCCTACGGAGGGATGGAGAACCCCTGTCTGACATTCGCCACGCCCACACtgctg GCTGGAGACCGGTCTCTGTCCAAC GTGATCGCTCACGAGATCTCTCACAGCTGGACGGGGAACCTGGTCACCAACAAGACCTGGGAGCACTTCTG gtTGAACGAGGGCCACACCGTGTACCTGGAGAGGATGATCGGCAGGCGTCTGGAGAGCGAGCAGTTCAGACAGTTCAAGGCCATCGGCGGCTGGAAGGACCTGCAGGACTCG GTGAACACGTTTGGAGCCAACAACCCTCTGACGAACCTGGTCCCCAGTCTGCAGGACGTGGACCCCGATGACGCCTTCTCCTCGGTCCCCTATGAGAAGGGCTTCGCTCTGCTCTACCACCTAGAGGAGCTGCTGGGGGGGCCAG AGGTCTTCATGGGATTCGTCAAGTCCTACATCCAGATGTTCGCCTACAGCAGCGTCACCACAGACCAGTGGAAGGAATACCTGTTCAGCTACTTTAAAGACAAG gtggaGATCCTGAACCAGGTGGACTGGACCGGCTGGATGTCGACTCCTGGGATGCCTCCCGTCAAACCTCA GTACGACACGACGATGGCCGACGCCTGCATCGCGCTGAGTCACAGGTGGACCAAG GCCAAAGACCAGGATCTGAGCAGCTTCAAGGGCTCTGATGTGAAGACGCTGTCCTCCCACCAGCTCATCGAGTTCCTGTCCCTCCTGCTGCAAGAG GACCCGCTCCCTCTGACTCATGTGAAGCGGATGCAGGAAGTCTACGATCTGAACTCCTGCATGAACTCTGAGATCCGTTTCAG GTGGCTGCGGCTGTGTGTGCGGTCCAGATGGGAGGATAAGGTTGCCATGGCGCTGAAGATGGCAACGGAACAGGGCCGGATGAAGTTCACCAGACCGCTGTTCAG agaggTTTATAACTTTGAAAAGTACCGAGAGGAAGCGCTCCGAGTGTTTCTGGCCCACCGAGCAGAGATGCACCCGGTCACTGCTGGACTCACGGCCAAAGACCTGAAGGTGGACTCCACTCAGACCCCCAGTCTGTAG
- the dennd6b gene encoding protein DENND6B: protein MNPLDESGSPLQEERRYRYRWARFSSWLDCVCVVTFDLELGQAIELVYPPDVKLTEKEKTSICYLSFPDSYSGCLGDTQFSFRLRQSVGRRATTLREDDYDRDAPVTLQRETSHFIGYVYFRQVRDASVKRGYFQKSLVLLSRLPYTHLFHSLLQIITPEFFEKLEPCLEAVCNEIDQWPSPVPGLTLNLPVMGVVLQVRIPSKADKPGGSPVRHALKENFLPAPTLLPSITDLDLFKCFQSVLVHLQMLWELTLLGEPVVVMAPSPTVSSETVLALVSSISPLKFCCDFRPYFTIHDNEFREYTTRTQAPPNVVLGVTNPFFIKTFQNWPHVVRLGEIRMAGDLPKQVKVKKLSKLKTLDTKPGIYTAYKTFLHKDKALIKRLLKGIQRKRPSEVQSAILRRHLLELTQSFIIPLERYMASLMPLQRSVTPWKTPPQIRPFSQDEFMSTLDHTGPQLTSVLKGDWMGLYRKFFRCPNFDGWYRQRHREMSQKLESLHLEVISDADLLGWTRDKSEVETVDLILKLREKLIKARRQQLQVRDGVLEKLEVFIKSVIWSLPRDLQRVLHHPETCSGSSTTPRPAAGPPPPRDLQRVLHHPETCSGSSTTPRPAAGPPPPRDLQRVLHHPETCSGSSTTQRPAAGPPPPRDLQRVLHPPETCSGSSTTPRPAAGPPPPRDLQRVLHPPETCSGSSTTPRPAAGPPPPRDLQRVLHHPETCSGSSTTPRPEHHQ, encoded by the exons ATGAACCCGTTAGATGAGTCCGGTTCTCCGCTGCAGGAGGAGCGCCGGTACCGGTACCGGTGGGCCCGGTTCTCCTCCTGGCTggactgcgtgtgtgtggttACCTTCGACCTGGAGCTGGGCCAAGCTATAGAG ttgGTTTatcctccagatgtgaagctgaCGGAGAAAGAG AAAACCAGCATCTGCTACCTGTCGTTTCCTGACTCGTATTCAG GATGCCTTGGGGACACTCAGTTCAGCTTCAGGCTGCGTCAGTCAGTCGGCCGCAGAGCGACGACGCTCAGAGAGGACGACTACGACAGAGACGCTCCCGTTACTCTGCAG AGAGAAACGTCCCATTTCATTGGCTACGTCTATTTCAGACAAGTCAGAGACGCCTCAGTGAAGAGAGGATACTTCCAGAAG TCTCTGGTGCTGCTGTCCCGGCTGCCGTATACTCACCTGTTCCACTCGCTGCTGCAGATCATCACACCTGAGTTTTTCGAGAAGCTGGAGCCCTGCCTGGAAgcag TCTGTAACGAGATCGACCAATGGCCTTCACCCGTACCTGGACTGACCCTGAACCTGCCTGTGATGGGCGTGGTCTTACAG GTCCGGATCCCGTCTAAGGCCGACAAACCAGGAGGAAGTCCAGTGAGACATGCGCTGAAGGAG AACTTCCTGCCGGCTCCGACGCTGCTGCCCTCCATTACTGACCTGGACCTGTTCAA GTGTTTCCAGTCGGTCCTGGTCCACCTGCAGATGCTCTGGGAGCTCACGTTGCTAGGGGAGCCCGTGGTCGTCATGGCGCCGTCTCCCACCGTTTCCTCGGAAACCGTGCTGGCTCTCGTCAG CTCCATCAGTCCTCTGAAGTTCTGCTGCGACTTCCGGCCGTACTTCACGATCCACGACAACGAGTTCAGAGAGTACACCACCCGGACCCAGGCCCC acCTAACGTGGTTCTGGGCGTCACCAATCCGTTCTTCATCAAGACCTTTCAGAACTGGCCTCATGTGGTCCGACTTGGAGAGATCCGGATGGCAG GTGATTTACCCAAACAGGTGAAGGTGAAGAAACTCTCCAAACTGAAGACACTGGACACTAAACcag GGATTTACACAGCCTACAAGACCTTTCTACACAAAGACAAAGCCCTCATCAAGAGACTGTTGAAG GGCATTCAGAGGAAGAGACCTTCAGAGGTGCAGAGCGCCATCCTCAGGAGACACCTGTTAGAGCTCACTCAGAGCTTCATCATCCCACTG GAGCGGTACATGGCGAGCCTGATGCCTCTGCAGAGATCTGTGACGCCATGGAAG ACGCCTCCTCAGATCCGTCCCTTCAGTCAGGACGAGTTCATGTCCACTCTGGATCACACCGGTCCTCAGCTCACCTCGGTGCTCAAAGGTGATTGGATGGGACTGTACAG GAAGTTCTTCAGGTGTCCGAACTTTGACGGCTGGTACCGACAGAGACACCGAGAGATGAGCCAGAAGCTGGAGAGTCTCCACCTGGAGGTCATCAGTGACGCT GACCTGCTGGGTTGGACCAGAGACAAGTCTGAGGTGGAGACCGTAGACTTGATCCTGAAGCTGCGAGAGAAGCTG ATTAAAGCTCGcaggcagcagctgcaggtaaGAGACGGCGTTTTAGAAAAACTGGAAGTTTTCATAAAGTCCGTCATCTGGTCTCTGCCCCGAGACCTGCAGCGGGTCCTCCACCACCCCGAGACCTGCAGCGGGTCCTCCACCACCCCGAGACCTGCAGCGGGTCCTCCACCCCCCCGAGACCTGCAGCGGGTCCTCCACCACCCAGAGACCTGCAGCGGGTCCTCCACCACCCCGAGACCTGCAGCGGGTCCTCCACCACCCAGAGACCTGCAGCGGGTCCTCCACCACCCCGAGACCTGCAGCGGGTCCTCCACCACCCAGAGACCTGCAGCGGGTCCTCCACCACCCCGAGACCTGCAGCGGGTCCTCCACCCCCCCGAGACCTGCAGCGGGTCCTCCACCACCCCGAGACCTGCAGCGGGTCCTCCACCACCCCGAGACCTGCAGCGGGTCCTCCACCCCCCCGAGACCTGCAGCGGGTCCTCCACCACCCCGAGACCTGCAGCGGGTCCTCCACCACCCCGAGACCTGCAGCGGGTCCTCCACCACCCAGAGACCTGCAGCGGGTCCTCCACCACCCCGAGACCTGAACACCATCAATAA
- the gcc1 gene encoding GRIP and coiled-coil domain-containing protein 1, with protein MEKFGMSFGGTSRKDLLETIEAQKKQLVQYQTRFRDVVQAYKSLLKEKEALESSLQVLTGSSLQVQTGSSLQAQTRSQQADPQDPPDDRSSPHSEASTDPPETARDQAEEDPGGPGGPGGPPRPETGGCEGGEAEDQQAAAPPGGSESDRRVAQLKNQLSTLSGAVATVTQEKSRMEAGFQADRRQLRQEVEDLQDRLVAMTTQHEAEIRILQDQLAESRARIITQQHDRELEQRDHVLQLQELTRILQDQDRDHTRPDPRVDQLQRELLDLKNQIQDQVHSETKRVCQAEERARERAQAAELRVAGLEQRLSELSELLGSSEKTKQRDQQVVQRLRDRILQLDTENKMLAMATAGRATSDPDEAQLDVAALKEKMEKVKKLLLAAAQKNPDQAPLILKLAQSEPGQQEANQQELRQLRDEFERYKLRAQVVLKNKNARDGCQARELEEVRDQLAELKEKYINLRIQSDEAEAEQRRRLEDRTQRAAELQQNHRQEAERVAVLHRDELQRLEAELHKQRERTMALLDEKDQELERLRASVPAPEAPRCSAGDEDDEADGTTTESEGDIISRALRRAAHAEPTLLLYAEQLARKEAEAGALRRHKHQLEEDVHRLQAKLIADAERHDEEAAELRSGLDKLIRDQNREGANMEYLKNVVYRFLTLPDAGGRQQTLGAILTILHFSPQERLAVGRLRGATWWSPSNR; from the exons ATGGAGAAGTTCGGGATGAGTTTTGGGGGGACGAGCAGGAAGGACCTGCTGGAGACCATCGAGGCCCAGAAGAAGCAGCTGGTCCAGTACCAGACCCGCTTCAGGGACGTGGTCCAGGCCTACAAGAGTCtgctgaaggagaaggaggcTCTGGAGTCCAGCCTGCAGGTCCTGACCGGGTCCAGCCTGCAGGTCCAGACCGGGTCCAGCCTGCAGGCTCAGACCAGGTCCCAGCAGGCGGACCCCCAGGACCCCCCAGATGACCGCAGCTCCCCCCACAGCGAGGCCTCCACGGACCCGCCAGAGACCGCCAGAGACCAGGCCGAGGAGGACCCGGGGGGGCCGGGAGGACCGGGAGGACCCCCCAGACCCGAGACCGGCGGCTGTGAGGGCGGGGAGGCGGAGGACCAGCAGGCCGCCGCCCCCCCCGGCGGCTCGGAGTCGGACCGCAGAGTCGCTCAGCTGAAGAACCAACTGAGCACGCTCAGCGGAGCCGTTGCCACGGTGACGCAGGAGAAGTCCCGCATGGAGGCCGGTTTCCAGGCCGACCGGCGGCAGCTGAGACAGGAAGTGGAGGATCTGCAGGACCGGCTGGTCGCCATGACGACGCAGCACGAGGCCGAGATCCGGATCCTGCAGGACCAGCTGGCGGAGAGCCGAGCCCGGATCATCACCCAGCAGCACGACCGAGAACTGGAGCAGCGAGACCACGTTCTGCAGCTCCAGGAGCTCACCAGGATCCTCCAGGACCAGGACCGGGACCACACCAGACCGGATCCCAGAGTGGACCAGCTGCAGAGAGAACTACTGGACCTGAAGAACCAGATCCAGGACCAGGTCCACAGCGAGACCAAGAGG gtgtgCCAGGCGGAGGAGCGTGCACGTGAGCGCGCTCAGGCTGCAGAGCTGCGTGTCGCCGGTCTGGAGCAGCGTCTGTCCGAACTGTCGGAGCTGCTCGGGTCGAGCGAGAAGACGAAGCAGCGAGACCAGCAGGTGGTCCAGAGACTGCGAGACCGGATCCTGCAACTCGATACCGAGAACAAGATGCTCGCCATGGCGACGGCCGGCAGGGCGACCTCCGACCCCGACGAGGCTCAGCTGGACGTGGCGGCGctgaaggagaagatggagaagGTAAAGAAGCTGCTGCTGGCGGCGGCCCAGAAGAACCCGGACCAGGCGCCCCTCATCCTCAAACTGGCCCAGAGCGAACCGGGCCAGCAGGAGGCGAACCAGCAGGAGCTGCGGCAGCTGAGAGACGAGTTCGAGCGCTACAAGCTGCGCGCGCAGGTGGTTCTGAAGAACAAGAACGCCAGAGACGGCTGCCAGGCCCGCGAGCTGGAGGAGGTCCGGGACCAGCTGGCGGAGCTGAAGGAGAAATACATCAACCTGCGGATCCAGAGCGACGAGGCCGAGGCCGAGCAGCGCCGGCGGCTGGAGGATCGGACGCAGCGGGcggcagagctgcagcagaaccacagacaggAAGCGGAGCGCGTGGCGGTTCTGCACCGGGACGAGCTGCAGCGTCTGGAGGCGGAGCTTCACAAGCAGCGTGAGCGGACCATGGCGCTGCTGGACGAGAAAGACCAGGAGCTGGAGCGCCTGCGGGCCTCCGTGCCGGCCCCCGAAGCTCCGCGCTGCAGCGCCGGCGACGAGGACGACGAGGCCGACGGCACCACCACGGAGAGCGAGGGCGACATCATCAGCCGGGCCCTGCGGCGGGCGGCGCACGCCGAGCCGACGCTGCTGCTGTACGCGGAGCAGCTGGCCCGGAAGGAGGCGGAGGCCGGCGCTCTGCGGCGCCACAAACACCAGCTGGAGGAGGACGTGCACCGGCTGCAGGCCAAACTCATCGCCGACGCCGAGCGCCACGACGAGGAGGCGGCCGAGCTGCGATCCGGACTCGACAAACTGATCCGAGACCAGAACCGCGAAGGCGCCAACATGGAGTACCTGAAGAACGTGGTCTACAGGTTCCTGACGCTGCCGGACGCCGGCGGCAGGCAGCAGACGCTCGGCGCCATCCTCACCATCCTGCACTTCAGCCCGCAGGAGAGGCTCGCCGTCGGCCGGCTGCGGGGCGCCACTTGGTGGTCGCCTAGCAACAGATAA